From one Catellatospora sp. IY07-71 genomic stretch:
- a CDS encoding alpha-amylase family protein, which yields MRRSSRAAAVLGAAATLLAGACTAPGEKPLSPASPAPAARPHDPSGVLVHLFQWPWADVAKECPALAADGVTGVQLSPPQEHAVLPGHPWWQDYQPVSYTLSGRRGDRAALAAMVQACHAAGVQVYADAVVNHMTAQQSGTGSAGTAFTHYAYPDQPAGAFHPACAVQDYGDRAQVQDCELLGLADLATEAEPVRARLAGYLNDLLSVGVDGFRIDAAKHLPAADLRAILDRLDRPATVWSEVLYSPTEPIQPTEYRDFGATLEPRYADTLGRAFRTGSLESLAELGTQTGSPFTDLLPPEGSVVYVDSHDSQRGGSTLSHADGPLHTLAVQFMLAWPYGTPLLMSSFAFAHFDDGPPADASGRTLPVVCDGKAFVCEHRLPQVRALARWRAAVGAAPVTGWWATPDALGFARGAGYFALNRATAPVTRDLTGDLAPGRYRDLVSGQTMDVVEGGALTLTVPAGAAVALLPS from the coding sequence GCCGCCGTTCTCGGCGCGGCCGCCACGCTGCTCGCGGGCGCCTGCACCGCGCCCGGCGAGAAACCGCTCTCACCGGCCTCCCCCGCGCCCGCCGCCCGTCCCCACGACCCGTCCGGCGTGCTGGTGCACCTGTTCCAGTGGCCCTGGGCGGACGTGGCGAAGGAGTGCCCGGCGCTGGCCGCCGACGGCGTCACCGGCGTGCAGCTCTCGCCGCCGCAGGAACACGCGGTGCTGCCCGGCCACCCGTGGTGGCAGGACTACCAGCCGGTGTCGTACACCCTGAGCGGCCGCCGCGGCGACCGGGCCGCGCTCGCCGCGATGGTCCAGGCCTGCCACGCCGCCGGGGTGCAGGTCTACGCCGACGCCGTGGTCAACCACATGACCGCGCAGCAGTCGGGCACCGGCTCGGCGGGCACCGCCTTCACCCACTACGCCTACCCCGACCAGCCCGCGGGCGCCTTCCACCCGGCCTGCGCCGTGCAGGACTACGGCGACCGCGCCCAGGTGCAGGACTGCGAGCTGCTCGGCCTGGCCGACCTGGCCACCGAGGCCGAGCCGGTGCGCGCGCGGCTCGCGGGGTACCTGAACGACCTGCTCTCGGTCGGCGTGGACGGGTTCCGGATCGACGCCGCCAAGCACCTGCCCGCCGCCGACCTGCGCGCGATCCTGGACCGGCTGGACCGCCCGGCGACCGTCTGGTCCGAGGTCCTCTACAGCCCCACCGAGCCGATCCAGCCCACCGAGTACCGGGACTTCGGCGCGACCCTGGAGCCCCGCTACGCCGACACGCTCGGCCGGGCGTTCCGCACCGGCTCGCTGGAGTCGCTGGCCGAGCTGGGCACGCAGACCGGCTCGCCCTTCACCGACCTGCTCCCGCCCGAGGGCTCCGTGGTGTACGTCGACAGCCACGACAGCCAGCGCGGCGGCAGCACCCTCAGCCACGCCGACGGCCCCCTGCACACCCTCGCCGTGCAGTTCATGCTGGCCTGGCCGTACGGCACCCCGCTGCTGATGAGCAGCTTCGCCTTCGCGCACTTCGACGACGGCCCGCCCGCCGACGCGTCCGGCCGCACCCTGCCCGTGGTGTGCGACGGGAAGGCGTTCGTCTGCGAGCACCGGCTGCCCCAGGTCCGGGCGCTGGCGCGCTGGCGGGCCGCGGTCGGCGCCGCGCCGGTGACCGGCTGGTGGGCGACGCCCGACGCGCTCGGCTTCGCGCGCGGCGCCGGATACTTCGCGCTGAACCGCGCGACGGCGCCGGTGACCCGTGACCTCACCGGCGACCTGGCCCCCGGCCGTTACCGCGACCTGGTCTCCGGGCAGACCATGGACGTGGTCGAGGGCGGCGCCCTCACCCTGACCGTCCCGGCCGGCGCGGCCGTGGCCCTGCTCCCCTCATGA